One part of the Silurus meridionalis isolate SWU-2019-XX chromosome 26, ASM1480568v1, whole genome shotgun sequence genome encodes these proteins:
- the LOC124379750 gene encoding hatching enzyme 1.2-like: protein MMSRASLSILALLLGFSQALYLTQPEQEDFTSKILDVNHGSSEPLLEGDILLPGIKNALVCPDGSCFWKKSSNGLVEVPYTLSSVFSSSDNTVIANAMATFHNKTCIRFISRTNQSDYLSIESKDGCYSYVGKIGGAQVVSLSKPGCVYNSIVQHELNHALGFYHEHVRSDRDTYVTINWNNIDPTMTSNFNLKNTNNLNTRYDYSSVMHYGRTAFSINGLDTITPIPDPSVKIGQSTELSATDILRIKTLYNC from the exons ATGATGTCCAGAGCATCTCTCTCCATTCTAGCCCTGCTGCTCGGCTTCTCGCAAGCTCTCTATCTCACCCAACCTGAGCAGGAGGACTTCACATCAAAGATTCTCGACGTCAACCACG GATCCAGTGAACCGTTGCTGGAGGGAGACATACTCTTGCCAGGAATCAAGAACGCTCTGGTCTGCCCCGACGGCAGCTGCTTTTGGAAGAAGTCCTCGAATGGCTTGGTGGAGGTGCCTTACACATTGAGCTCTGTTTTCT CTTCCTCTGACAATACTGTAATTGCCAATGCCATGGCCACCTTCCACAACAAAACCTGCATTCGTTTCATCTCCAGGACAAATCAAAGTGACTACCTCAGCATCGAGAGCAAAGACGG atgTTACTCTTACGTGGGCAAGATTGGTGGCGCTCAGGTGGTCTCTTTGAGCAAGCCGGGTTGCGTTTATAACAGCATCGTCCAGCACGAGCTGAACCATGCACTCGGTTTCTACCACGAGCATGTTAGAAGCGACCGTGATACTTACGTCACCATCAACTGGAACAACATCGACCCAACCATGACGTCTAATTTTAACTTGAAGAACACCAACAACCTCAACACGCGGTACGACTACTCCTCTGTGATGCACTATGGAAGAACAGCTTTCTCCATCAACGGTCTGGACACCATCACCCCTATTCCCGATCCTTCGGTAAAGATTGGACAGAGCACGGAGCTGTCTGCCACCGACATCCTGAGGATCAAGACTCTCTACAACTGCTGA